The following proteins are encoded in a genomic region of Sorangiineae bacterium MSr12523:
- a CDS encoding TetR family transcriptional regulator, producing MKKRPAETIPSRSAKKKTPEGSRPRDAAATRKAILDSARRAFARFGYDGVGVREIAAGAGVTAMLINRYFGSKERLFAEVAIETMSKPVILTPDFIESGCPSETMAAALVQLTQRDATPLEGFLIMLRSAASEQAAAIGREQIQAHYQTTLARALQGPDRAERAAIILSLVAGFQMMRQAMGLPALANAKPAALERVLERALRALIDPAP from the coding sequence ATGAAGAAGCGGCCCGCTGAAACGATCCCATCACGCTCTGCGAAAAAGAAGACCCCGGAAGGCTCGCGCCCGCGGGACGCGGCGGCCACGCGAAAGGCCATCCTCGATTCGGCGCGACGAGCGTTCGCTCGTTTCGGTTACGACGGTGTCGGGGTCCGTGAAATCGCCGCGGGTGCGGGTGTGACCGCTATGCTGATCAACCGGTATTTCGGCTCGAAGGAGCGGCTCTTTGCCGAAGTCGCCATCGAGACGATGTCCAAACCGGTCATTCTCACGCCGGACTTCATCGAGTCGGGCTGCCCCAGTGAGACGATGGCCGCAGCACTCGTTCAACTCACGCAAAGGGACGCGACGCCGCTCGAAGGCTTTCTCATCATGCTGCGTTCCGCCGCCAGTGAACAAGCCGCCGCGATCGGGCGTGAGCAAATCCAGGCTCACTATCAGACGACGCTCGCGCGCGCGTTGCAGGGCCCGGATCGCGCAGAGCGCGCGGCCATCATTTTGTCCCTCGTCGCAGGCTTTCAGATGATGCGCCAGGCCATGGGCCTTCCCGCACTTGCCAACGCGAAGCCGGCCGCATTGGAGCGGGTGCTCGAACGCGCCCTGCGCGCGCTCATCGATCCAGCACCGTAA
- a CDS encoding NAD-dependent epimerase/dehydratase family protein: MKDTVLVTGGSGYVAGHCIVELLRQKYRVRTTVRSTSKEQAVRAAVARVVDPAGDLEFAQADLGADAGWDEAMAGCSYVLHVASPLGNDGAKDPEALMLPAREGTLRVLRAAAKAKVKRVVMTSSTAACTPPSLETAGDETIWTGAAHPTLNAYRRSKIAAERAAWDFMGTRDAGTTTLTTILPGAIFGPVLSIANLGSVQFIERLLGGKLPGVPGLGFCVVDVRDLASLHVRAMLAAEAAGQRFIAAGDFMWMDDIATTLRAELGAQASKVPTRKLPNIVLRALAWFSPPLRALTPLLGRRQLFNSAKAQRILGFSPRPATSTVVDCARNLLDHEEAAR, encoded by the coding sequence ATGAAGGACACGGTGCTGGTGACGGGAGGCAGCGGATACGTCGCGGGCCATTGCATCGTCGAGCTCTTGCGGCAGAAGTACCGCGTTCGCACCACGGTGCGCTCCACGTCGAAAGAGCAGGCGGTGCGCGCGGCCGTGGCGCGGGTCGTCGATCCCGCGGGGGACCTCGAATTCGCGCAGGCCGATCTCGGCGCGGACGCAGGCTGGGACGAGGCCATGGCGGGATGCAGCTACGTGCTCCACGTGGCGTCTCCGCTGGGCAACGATGGGGCCAAAGATCCAGAAGCCCTGATGCTGCCGGCGCGGGAGGGAACGCTGCGCGTGCTTCGTGCCGCGGCCAAGGCCAAGGTGAAACGCGTGGTCATGACGTCGTCGACGGCGGCGTGCACCCCACCGAGTCTGGAGACGGCGGGCGATGAGACGATATGGACCGGGGCTGCCCATCCCACGCTGAATGCCTACCGGCGATCCAAAATCGCCGCCGAACGGGCCGCCTGGGATTTCATGGGCACACGCGACGCGGGCACCACGACCCTGACCACGATCCTGCCCGGAGCCATTTTTGGCCCGGTGCTTTCGATCGCGAATCTCGGGTCGGTCCAGTTCATCGAGCGACTCCTTGGAGGCAAGTTGCCCGGCGTGCCTGGCCTCGGGTTCTGTGTCGTCGACGTGCGCGATCTCGCAAGCCTGCACGTTCGCGCCATGCTCGCCGCGGAAGCCGCCGGGCAACGATTCATCGCGGCCGGCGACTTCATGTGGATGGACGACATCGCCACGACCCTCCGCGCCGAGCTCGGTGCGCAGGCAAGCAAAGTACCCACGCGAAAGCTCCCCAACATCGTTCTCCGGGCATTGGCATGGTTTTCACCACCACTGCGCGCCCTCACACCGCTTCTCGGCCGCCGCCAACTCTTCAACTCAGCCAAGGCGCAGCGTATTCTCGGCTTCTCCCCTCGCCCCGCGACGTCCACCGTCGTCGACTGCGCACGCAACCTCCTCGATCATGAAGAAGCGGCCCGCTGA
- a CDS encoding NAD-dependent epimerase/dehydratase family protein gives MKLLLTGATGFLGHEVLRQALDDDGIERVTALTRRPVGMAHAKLQEVVITDFLDYSTLDLRDCDACIWSLGVSQFQITEEQYVRITLDYTMAAARALFAANPHARFCFVSGRSADPQEKKGALYARIKGRTERQLEAWSESVFVFRPGYIRPTARSGPRKDLARLFAPIGTVMSMMGKDLSVDCDKLASCLLDVAKHGADRHLLVNSDIRDWKAA, from the coding sequence ATGAAGTTACTCCTCACGGGGGCCACCGGCTTTCTCGGCCATGAAGTCCTTCGCCAAGCGCTCGACGACGATGGGATCGAGCGGGTAACGGCGCTCACGCGGCGCCCGGTCGGCATGGCCCACGCCAAGCTGCAGGAAGTCGTCATCACCGACTTTCTGGACTACTCCACACTCGACTTGCGCGACTGCGATGCATGCATCTGGTCGCTCGGCGTCTCCCAATTTCAGATAACCGAAGAGCAATACGTTCGCATCACACTCGATTATACGATGGCCGCGGCCAGGGCATTGTTCGCCGCCAATCCTCACGCGCGATTTTGCTTCGTGAGCGGCCGCAGCGCAGATCCGCAGGAAAAGAAGGGCGCTCTCTATGCCCGAATCAAAGGACGCACCGAGCGGCAGCTCGAAGCCTGGAGTGAAAGCGTATTCGTTTTTCGCCCGGGCTACATCCGGCCCACCGCACGAAGCGGCCCTCGCAAAGATCTGGCACGCCTGTTCGCGCCCATTGGCACCGTCATGTCCATGATGGGCAAAGACCTCAGCGTGGATTGCGACAAGCTCGCGTCGTGTCTGCTGGACGTGGCCAAACACGGGGCCGATCGACACCTGCTGGTCAATTCCGACATTCGCGATTGGAAGGCCGCGTGA
- a CDS encoding MBL fold metallo-hydrolase has product MVALACIALTHCAAFGARPTGERLARAMRSPQWHHGRFENPQASWTDLTASYLRLFARSEPDTQPSVPLETVSPAFDTPPASGLAVTWFGHSSALLEIDGVNVLVDPLWSARASPIGWLGPSRWFIPPAKLDALPVDAVVISHDHYDHLDYGSILTLKGTRARFVVPLGVGAHLEHWGIPRERITELDWWESTRIGGLDVVATPARHASGRGLSKSNRTLWAGFAFIGSKHRAWYSGDTGFHDDLARIGERFGPFDVTLIESGQYDANWPDAHLGPELAVEAHRRVRGTALLPVHWGALQLAPHPWTEPIERVLVAAACHDVEVLALRPGERVEPTEHPPLERWWPNAAWRPASKAPVLGTKNGNAAERIALPPCTRSG; this is encoded by the coding sequence ATGGTGGCCCTCGCGTGCATCGCGTTGACCCATTGCGCAGCTTTTGGTGCCCGCCCGACCGGCGAGCGGCTCGCACGCGCCATGCGCTCACCGCAATGGCACCATGGTCGATTCGAGAATCCCCAAGCCTCGTGGACCGATCTCACGGCCAGCTATCTGCGATTGTTCGCCCGCTCGGAGCCGGACACGCAGCCCAGCGTGCCTCTCGAGACTGTGTCGCCGGCATTCGACACGCCGCCCGCATCGGGGCTCGCGGTGACCTGGTTCGGGCACTCGTCGGCGCTGTTGGAAATCGATGGCGTGAACGTGCTCGTCGATCCGCTATGGAGTGCGCGCGCGTCGCCCATCGGATGGCTCGGTCCATCGCGGTGGTTCATTCCGCCGGCCAAGTTGGACGCTCTTCCGGTGGATGCCGTCGTCATTTCGCATGACCACTACGACCATCTCGATTACGGCTCCATCCTGACCCTGAAAGGCACGCGCGCCCGCTTCGTCGTGCCCCTTGGGGTCGGTGCCCACCTCGAGCATTGGGGAATTCCCCGCGAGCGCATCACCGAGCTCGATTGGTGGGAGTCCACCCGTATCGGCGGCCTCGACGTCGTGGCCACGCCTGCCCGTCATGCGTCGGGGCGGGGTTTGTCCAAGAGCAATCGCACGCTCTGGGCCGGCTTTGCCTTCATTGGTTCGAAGCATCGCGCCTGGTACTCGGGCGATACCGGTTTTCACGACGATTTGGCACGCATCGGCGAGCGCTTTGGCCCGTTCGATGTGACGCTCATCGAGTCGGGACAATACGATGCCAATTGGCCCGACGCGCACCTCGGCCCCGAGCTCGCCGTGGAAGCCCACCGCCGGGTGCGCGGCACCGCGCTTCTTCCCGTGCATTGGGGCGCGTTGCAACTTGCCCCGCACCCATGGACGGAGCCCATCGAGCGCGTGCTCGTTGCGGCCGCATGCCACGACGTCGAAGTGCTGGCCCTACGCCCCGGCGAACGCGTGGAGCCCACAGAGCACCCGCCGCTCGAGCGCTGGTGGCCGAACGCCGCATGGCGTCCCGCAAGCAAGGCGCCGGTGCTCGGCACCAAGAACGGCAATGCCGCCGAGCGCATCGCGCTGCCACCCTGCACGCGCTCGGGGTGA
- a CDS encoding protein kinase, with amino-acid sequence MLDSVAGSGGMGVVYRARDRKRDGATVALKVLHIFEGHRYFQERFAREAYMLSELRHPGIVAYIDHGITPQGQPFLVMEWLDGEDLGDYLHHHNLTLGETVKLFCGIADALSAAHRRGFVHRDLKPENIFLRDGCPDSPTLLDFGAARLVASDLTAAGIAVGTPLYMAPEQARGARDVGPSVDVFALGCVMYKCLTGRTPVANGHPTVVLASILLNEFPPLRSLRPATPEKVDLLLERMLSKEPSRRPKDAHALLQELLALGSLLDEPAPRKSRSGSHRIPLADELQLVSVIFVVEEKPSEAPVIEDDPMLEAPARRAQRQALGDAVHTLFGARVEILRDGSLVATLAQTEHMTANDQAVQAARCALFLREQLGAPPPRRRILITTGRSLVEGKHAPSVEMFSCASTLLNRSNGPLRIDPSEGATDIRLDEMTAHLLDARFDMHSDSGFFVLDAERTSDEARPLLGRPTPCVGRDRELTQLQLLFDECCEESVARVAVVIAPPGIGKSRLRHEFVRYARRDQANVVWFGRTDPTRAGTPYGLLADAISRLIDMREGEDLVARQDKLRTRAWRNVPAHQAEFVTEFLGELCGIPFPSDKSPTLRLARTDPRTMVAQVTAAFVSFLKAECEVHPVLIVLEDLHWGDGLTVRVIDAALRDCRDKPVMVLALARPEVEDLYPKFWNERKRQDLYLDGLSKRASVELITRVLGPDVPPHVVTRIAEQAAGNALFLEELIRFVAENRSDVMPDTVLAMLQARLQGLTPELRRVLRAASVYGTTFWRGGVLALLGNDRVSAANIDEWLDELLQRELIAQSHTSHLLGDTEYAFRHALVREAAHSLLTNEDRAAGHRAAAAFLESMGEREPHVLAEHYAFANDLAQAAGLYALAAKKALDFGNLREAVHLAEYGIECSPQGALLGILLGIEGRARMWECDYVNAYACVSEALTLLRRGSAHWCYAVGTTITAVGAPLNRYDEMIAWGNALRVMDPEPGTSALYMEALRLVAAMLTFLGRRTQAETYLARMDEVTGTTDNVLVRGLREYSHAHVGWFLSRDPWAASLAVARAEELLEMANCRRSLTFTRIYRGAVLAHLGSVDTREQQFRTALSDALQDGDRWTSGVATTMLAMTLVDKETPEAIAEAEQMARSFAADDHAGDQDLKGFANAILARILLDRGELDSAERHVLKSLRMLTYLVVTYPYAEAARVTILVRQEKFAEARDYAEEALARLEQRGGGGFSEVRLRFAAFQAYEAAGDPEAAGILEGTLEQIAIRAAAIDDPDARTRFLSKNGVNRRVLEEARKRLPQERLDSFPCYL; translated from the coding sequence ATGCTGGATAGTGTCGCCGGTAGTGGGGGGATGGGGGTCGTCTACCGTGCGCGCGATCGGAAGCGCGATGGTGCAACGGTCGCACTCAAAGTGCTGCACATCTTCGAAGGCCACCGGTACTTCCAGGAGCGATTCGCGCGCGAAGCGTACATGCTCTCGGAGCTTCGCCATCCCGGCATCGTCGCGTACATCGATCACGGCATCACGCCGCAGGGACAGCCATTCCTCGTCATGGAGTGGCTCGATGGCGAGGACCTTGGCGATTATCTCCACCACCACAACCTCACCTTGGGCGAAACGGTCAAGCTGTTTTGCGGCATCGCCGATGCGCTCTCGGCTGCGCATCGTCGCGGGTTCGTTCATCGCGATCTCAAGCCGGAGAACATCTTTCTCCGCGACGGCTGCCCGGATTCGCCAACCTTGCTCGACTTCGGGGCGGCACGGCTCGTTGCATCCGATCTGACGGCCGCCGGCATCGCCGTCGGTACACCTCTGTACATGGCGCCGGAGCAAGCGCGCGGGGCGCGGGACGTCGGTCCCAGCGTCGACGTGTTCGCCCTCGGATGCGTGATGTACAAGTGCCTCACGGGTCGCACCCCCGTGGCGAACGGGCACCCCACGGTGGTCCTCGCGAGCATCCTGCTCAACGAGTTTCCGCCCCTGCGGTCGCTTCGCCCGGCGACGCCGGAAAAAGTGGATCTCTTGCTCGAGCGCATGCTCTCCAAAGAGCCGTCGCGCCGGCCAAAAGACGCGCACGCGCTGCTCCAGGAATTGCTCGCACTGGGCTCTCTCTTGGACGAGCCGGCGCCTCGCAAATCGCGGTCCGGATCGCACCGGATCCCGCTCGCCGACGAACTGCAGCTCGTTAGCGTCATCTTCGTGGTCGAGGAGAAGCCCAGCGAAGCCCCGGTCATCGAAGACGACCCCATGCTCGAAGCACCCGCCCGCCGCGCCCAACGGCAGGCCCTCGGCGACGCCGTGCACACGCTCTTCGGGGCTCGGGTGGAGATCCTGCGCGACGGATCCCTGGTCGCGACCCTCGCTCAAACCGAGCACATGACCGCCAACGATCAAGCCGTGCAAGCGGCCCGCTGCGCGCTTTTTCTCCGCGAGCAGCTGGGGGCGCCCCCACCGCGGCGGCGCATCCTCATTACGACCGGCCGAAGTCTGGTCGAGGGCAAACACGCGCCCAGCGTCGAAATGTTCAGCTGCGCCAGCACGCTGCTCAATCGATCCAATGGGCCTCTGCGAATCGACCCGAGCGAAGGTGCTACCGACATCCGGCTCGACGAGATGACCGCGCACCTCCTCGATGCGCGATTCGACATGCACTCGGATTCGGGGTTCTTCGTCTTGGACGCGGAGCGAACGTCCGACGAGGCGCGTCCGCTGCTCGGCAGACCGACCCCCTGCGTCGGCCGCGACCGGGAGCTCACGCAGCTCCAGTTGCTTTTCGACGAGTGCTGCGAAGAATCGGTGGCGCGTGTGGCGGTGGTGATCGCGCCGCCCGGCATCGGCAAGTCGCGCCTGCGCCACGAGTTCGTCCGGTACGCGCGACGGGACCAAGCCAACGTCGTCTGGTTCGGGCGAACCGATCCAACGCGGGCGGGTACGCCGTATGGCCTGCTCGCCGATGCCATATCGCGCCTCATCGACATGCGCGAAGGCGAGGACCTGGTGGCGCGGCAAGACAAGCTCCGCACGCGCGCTTGGCGCAACGTGCCCGCACACCAAGCGGAGTTCGTGACCGAATTTCTGGGCGAGCTTTGCGGCATCCCGTTCCCTTCGGACAAAAGCCCGACGCTCCGGCTCGCGCGCACCGATCCGCGCACCATGGTCGCGCAAGTGACGGCCGCGTTCGTCTCTTTCTTGAAGGCCGAATGCGAAGTCCACCCCGTGCTGATCGTCCTCGAAGATCTGCATTGGGGTGACGGCCTCACGGTGCGGGTCATCGATGCCGCGTTGCGCGACTGCCGGGACAAGCCGGTCATGGTTCTCGCGCTGGCGAGGCCGGAGGTCGAGGACCTCTATCCGAAATTCTGGAACGAGCGCAAACGGCAAGATCTCTACCTCGACGGGTTGAGCAAACGGGCGAGCGTGGAGCTCATCACGCGGGTCCTCGGACCGGACGTTCCGCCCCATGTCGTCACGCGAATCGCCGAACAAGCCGCCGGCAATGCGCTCTTTTTGGAGGAGTTGATTCGCTTCGTTGCGGAAAATCGCTCCGATGTCATGCCCGATACCGTGCTGGCGATGCTCCAGGCCCGATTGCAGGGCCTGACCCCGGAATTGCGAAGGGTGCTCCGGGCCGCGAGCGTTTATGGCACCACGTTTTGGCGTGGCGGTGTCCTCGCCCTGCTGGGCAACGATCGGGTCTCCGCGGCCAACATCGATGAATGGCTGGACGAGCTGCTCCAACGCGAGCTCATTGCCCAGAGCCACACGAGCCATCTGCTGGGTGATACCGAATATGCCTTTCGCCACGCCCTGGTGCGCGAGGCGGCGCACAGCCTGCTGACCAACGAGGACCGCGCGGCGGGGCATCGCGCTGCAGCCGCGTTCCTCGAATCGATGGGCGAACGCGAACCGCACGTCTTGGCCGAGCATTACGCGTTCGCCAACGATCTGGCGCAAGCTGCAGGGCTTTACGCGCTTGCGGCCAAGAAGGCTCTCGACTTCGGGAATCTCCGAGAGGCCGTCCACCTCGCGGAGTACGGAATCGAGTGCAGCCCGCAGGGCGCCCTTCTGGGAATCCTTCTTGGCATCGAGGGGAGAGCGCGCATGTGGGAATGCGATTACGTAAACGCCTACGCGTGCGTCTCCGAAGCGCTCACGCTACTGCGCCGCGGTAGCGCCCATTGGTGCTACGCCGTGGGAACGACGATCACGGCGGTGGGAGCGCCGCTCAATCGATACGACGAGATGATTGCCTGGGGCAACGCCCTGCGTGTGATGGATCCCGAGCCCGGCACCAGCGCCCTTTATATGGAAGCGTTGCGCCTGGTGGCGGCCATGCTGACCTTCCTCGGGCGCCGGACGCAGGCCGAGACCTACTTGGCACGAATGGACGAAGTCACCGGCACGACCGACAACGTCTTGGTCCGAGGTCTGCGCGAGTATTCGCACGCCCACGTAGGCTGGTTTCTTTCCCGCGATCCCTGGGCCGCATCGCTCGCCGTCGCGCGCGCCGAGGAACTGCTCGAAATGGCGAATTGCCGGCGCAGTCTCACGTTCACGCGGATTTACCGCGGTGCCGTGCTTGCGCATTTGGGAAGCGTCGACACGCGCGAACAACAGTTCCGAACCGCCCTCAGCGACGCTCTGCAAGATGGTGACCGCTGGACGAGCGGTGTGGCCACGACCATGTTGGCCATGACCCTGGTCGACAAAGAAACCCCCGAAGCCATCGCCGAAGCCGAGCAAATGGCACGAAGCTTCGCGGCCGATGACCACGCCGGCGATCAAGACCTCAAGGGTTTCGCGAATGCGATCCTTGCCCGGATTCTCCTGGACCGCGGTGAGCTCGATTCGGCGGAGCGGCACGTCTTGAAGTCGCTTCGCATGCTGACGTACCTGGTCGTGACCTATCCTTACGCCGAGGCTGCGCGCGTGACGATCTTGGTGCGCCAGGAAAAGTTCGCCGAGGCGCGCGATTATGCCGAGGAAGCTCTGGCTCGCCTCGAGCAGCGCGGGGGCGGTGGATTCAGCGAGGTACGCCTGCGATTTGCGGCGTTCCAGGCGTACGAAGCGGCAGGCGATCCCGAGGCGGCTGGGATCCTCGAAGGCACCCTCGAACAGATTGCCATTCGCGCCGCGGCCATCGACGACCCGGACGCGCGAACGCGATTTCTCTCGAAGAATGGCGTCAATCGACGCGTGCTCGAGGAAGCGCGCAAGCGCCTGCCGCAAGAGAGGCTCGATTCGTTCCCCTGTTATCTATGA
- a CDS encoding outer membrane protein transport protein, whose protein sequence is MLGVVLSTREARATTEIGGLDARSMALAGTGVSYIESGASVALNPATLDGVRTFAGTFTISPLRAVLTTPLDGPNTSVDSAGKVYPVFLVGAAYRLTDRIVVGAGVFPTIGSGAKYSDTTDHEEVRATLAQIEVAPSVSVRVADGLSVGLGYRMTYTTQTGHQPAAPGQPSTDYSYDGWNWLGVHAGIYYRPIESLHFGFSYRSRIDTTLSGTTDAHFPTGAMDTESEFNSPHRFKLGASYTPSKKVLLALSLRYSLYSDSSKSIKTTVQTPFGPVESVYPLDWNNALGAGAGVEVTPERRIALRAGYSATQSAVPSSRPSFFATPPGWLHSIHLGAGLRFERVDLDLGALYSLASAHIDANRDNPSVTPGDYQLHAMILSFSVTYHR, encoded by the coding sequence GTGTTGGGCGTGGTCCTTTCGACCCGCGAGGCACGCGCGACGACGGAAATAGGCGGACTGGATGCGCGCTCGATGGCGCTGGCGGGCACGGGGGTGAGCTACATCGAAAGCGGAGCGTCCGTCGCCCTCAATCCAGCGACCCTGGACGGTGTTCGAACCTTTGCTGGCACCTTCACGATATCTCCGCTTCGCGCGGTGTTGACGACACCGCTCGATGGTCCCAACACGTCGGTCGATAGCGCCGGCAAGGTTTACCCGGTCTTTCTGGTCGGCGCGGCGTATCGGCTCACGGACCGAATCGTGGTCGGCGCGGGCGTTTTTCCGACCATCGGCTCAGGAGCCAAATATTCCGACACGACCGATCACGAGGAAGTACGAGCCACACTCGCCCAAATCGAAGTTGCGCCCTCCGTGTCCGTTCGTGTGGCCGACGGCCTTTCCGTGGGGCTTGGATACCGCATGACGTATACGACGCAGACGGGGCATCAGCCCGCGGCGCCGGGGCAGCCCTCCACGGACTACTCGTACGATGGGTGGAATTGGCTCGGCGTGCATGCGGGAATCTACTATCGTCCCATCGAGTCGCTCCATTTTGGATTCAGCTATCGTTCGCGCATCGACACCACGCTGAGTGGCACGACGGATGCGCATTTCCCCACGGGGGCGATGGACACGGAATCGGAGTTCAATTCGCCCCATCGATTCAAATTGGGTGCTTCGTATACCCCATCCAAGAAGGTACTTTTGGCCCTGTCCTTGAGGTATTCGCTCTATTCCGACTCGAGCAAGTCGATCAAGACGACGGTGCAGACGCCGTTCGGGCCCGTCGAATCGGTTTATCCGCTCGATTGGAACAATGCTCTTGGCGCCGGGGCAGGCGTGGAAGTGACGCCGGAGCGCAGGATCGCGCTGCGGGCGGGTTACTCCGCGACACAATCCGCCGTGCCGTCGAGCAGGCCGAGCTTCTTCGCCACGCCCCCGGGGTGGCTGCACTCGATTCACTTGGGGGCGGGGTTACGCTTCGAACGCGTGGACCTCGACCTCGGCGCCTTGTACAGCCTTGCGAGCGCACACATCGACGCCAATCGCGACAATCCGAGCGTAACCCCGGGGGATTACCAACTTCACGCGATGATCCTTTCGTTCTCCGTCACGTATCATAGATAA
- a CDS encoding FAD-binding protein has protein sequence MKSKSRRRFLSATAGITAGTLGWASLFRIPAASAQSTLAVPPGFPRSIPLYQRAFENWSGQIFVERVWTCAPADATDVVTIVNWAHQNGYRLRAKGMGHNWSPLLLPNHADVAKTVLVDTTVHLTEVRVNTAGAVKTVTAGAGTTMDRLLEQLEARGLGFAAIPSAGDLTVGGVLAVGAHGAAIRARGEALVPGVGYGSLSNAILSLTAVVWDDAQKQYVLRTFGRDHPDMRAFLVHLGRTFVTEVTLQVASNARVRCESWVDIPVGTVFAPPASAGPHSLAALVEQAGRVEVIWFPFTASPWIKVWSLAPNKPSLSREVRAPYNYPFANMLDERVSDLIEGITAGNAGLTPILMNLFMVLAATGLTVTGARDIWGWSKDVLLYVKPSTLRVGAAGYAVLTARSNVQRVVWEFYEEYRRRIAAYQAKGQFPMAGPIEIRVTGLDHAHEVQMPAAQSPLLSSCRPRPDHPEWDTCVWFDIQSIPAMPHADEFYSDLERWIWSNYSGHYATVRPNWPKGWGFSPASGWSDRTTLTRTIPDSFRAGQAKGDDWDTAVAILGAYDPNRIFSNAFLDTLFR, from the coding sequence GTGAAGTCCAAGTCTCGACGGCGCTTTCTCTCGGCAACCGCGGGGATCACGGCAGGCACCCTCGGATGGGCCTCGCTGTTCCGCATTCCCGCCGCCAGCGCACAGTCCACGCTCGCGGTGCCCCCGGGTTTTCCGCGATCCATTCCGCTCTATCAGCGGGCCTTCGAAAATTGGTCGGGGCAAATCTTCGTCGAGCGCGTGTGGACGTGCGCTCCGGCCGACGCCACGGACGTCGTGACCATCGTCAATTGGGCCCACCAGAATGGGTACCGGCTCCGTGCCAAAGGGATGGGGCACAATTGGTCGCCGCTCCTTCTCCCGAACCATGCGGACGTGGCCAAGACGGTTCTCGTCGATACGACGGTGCACCTCACGGAGGTCCGCGTGAACACGGCAGGTGCCGTGAAGACGGTGACGGCGGGCGCGGGAACCACGATGGACCGACTGCTCGAACAGCTCGAGGCACGCGGGCTCGGCTTCGCGGCGATCCCATCGGCCGGCGATCTCACCGTGGGCGGCGTTCTGGCGGTCGGCGCTCACGGCGCGGCGATTCGCGCGCGGGGTGAAGCGCTGGTTCCGGGCGTGGGCTATGGCTCGCTCTCGAATGCGATTCTGTCGCTCACGGCCGTCGTCTGGGACGATGCGCAGAAGCAATACGTGTTGCGCACGTTCGGGCGGGATCATCCCGACATGCGCGCATTTCTGGTTCACCTCGGACGGACCTTCGTCACCGAAGTGACCCTGCAGGTGGCGAGCAACGCGCGCGTCCGCTGCGAAAGCTGGGTCGATATCCCCGTCGGTACGGTGTTTGCGCCGCCCGCATCCGCCGGGCCGCATTCGCTGGCCGCGCTGGTGGAGCAGGCAGGCCGGGTCGAGGTCATCTGGTTCCCCTTCACCGCCTCACCGTGGATCAAGGTCTGGTCGCTGGCGCCGAACAAGCCTTCGCTATCGCGCGAGGTGCGCGCTCCGTACAATTACCCATTTGCCAATATGCTCGACGAACGGGTATCGGACCTTATCGAGGGCATCACCGCAGGCAACGCTGGACTTACGCCGATTCTGATGAACCTCTTCATGGTGCTGGCCGCAACCGGATTGACCGTCACCGGCGCACGGGACATCTGGGGATGGTCGAAAGACGTGCTGCTCTACGTCAAGCCGAGCACATTGCGAGTCGGCGCCGCCGGATATGCCGTCCTCACCGCGCGGAGCAACGTACAGCGCGTCGTCTGGGAATTCTACGAGGAGTACAGGCGGCGCATTGCCGCTTACCAGGCGAAAGGTCAATTCCCCATGGCCGGGCCCATCGAAATCCGGGTGACGGGGCTCGACCATGCGCACGAAGTTCAGATGCCCGCGGCGCAGTCACCGCTGCTGTCGAGTTGCCGGCCGCGCCCGGATCACCCGGAGTGGGATACCTGCGTCTGGTTCGATATCCAGAGCATCCCGGCGATGCCGCACGCCGACGAGTTCTACTCCGATTTGGAACGATGGATATGGTCGAATTATTCGGGCCACTATGCCACCGTCCGCCCGAATTGGCCCAAAGGGTGGGGCTTCAGCCCCGCGTCCGGTTGGTCCGATAGAACGACGCTCACGAGGACCATCCCCGACTCCTTCCGCGCGGGGCAAGCCAAGGGGGACGATTGGGATACCGCGGTCGCGATTCTTGGTGCGTACGATCCAAACCGGATCTTCAGCAATGCATTCCTCGATACGCTATTCCGTTGA